One Narcine bancroftii isolate sNarBan1 chromosome 3, sNarBan1.hap1, whole genome shotgun sequence DNA window includes the following coding sequences:
- the LOC138757123 gene encoding uncharacterized protein isoform X1, producing the protein MNKMKQFSLMRVFLACLLASIITTAVGVLVLALVYVIPQLYPAQTVQPSSRPSISSPDIKYKYLYHLDKSEVFEYPGGAIQWGRYRKNPSDYENKLAMEFGSNINEMKSKMMIGTLLIESDGLRVPHWHFNANEHGYLLKGKAWIGVIDDGTNIVATYNVTAGQVIFFPKNTLHWVKNIGEEACVFLLFFSTHDELLTLDMDDAFFSTPDDIASRSLKPIGGVNFIRSFPKQKEDQAINLPSNLKELVMNESYIQSEESTVWKYFFDLPGSKNYIFPGGIIQWARYQKNTTGMTDNEKLFSDSLHQQAGTLTLATLRIYSNGLRQPHFHFNAHEMGYVKSGCGEVGVIGSSVTDFHIDVGDVFYFPIGTQHYVKSTCVEDLLLILAFSTGDQLKTLEMDDYFHATADQILAQLFFKQQNEFKKIPVFEVDQGITRP; encoded by the exons ATG aataaaatgaaGCAGTTTTCCCTCATGAGAGTCTTCCTTGCATGTCTATTGGCAAGTATCATCACAACCGCAGTTGGAGTTCTGGTGCTCGCACTCGTCTATGTAATTCCTCAACTTTACCCTGCTCAAACGGTACAACCAAGTTCAAGGCCTTCCATTTCAAGTCCTGATATCAAATACAAATATCTATATCACTTGGATAAATCTGAG GTCTTTGAGTATCCTGGTGGTGCAATTCAGTGGGGACGTTATCGGAAAAATCCAAGTGATTATGAAAACAAGCTCGCCATGGAATTTGGTAGCAATATTAATGAAATGAAATCCAAAATGATGATAGGTACCTTACTAATTGAGAGCGATGGGCTCCGTGTTCCTCACTGGCACTTCAATGCCAATGAGCATGGATATCTGTTAAAG GGAAAGGCATGGATTGGAGTGATAGATGATGGAACAAATATTGTTGCCACATATAATGTTACAGCAGGTCAAGTCATCTTTTTCCCAAAAAACACTCTCCACTGGGTGAAGAATATAGGGGAAGAAGCATGTGTCTTCCTCCTTTTCTTCTCAACACATGATGAACTTTTAACCCTAGATatggatgatgcatttttctccaCTCCAGATGATATTGCTTCCAGGTCATTAAAG CCCATTGGAGGAGTTAACTTTATAAGAAGCTTTCCCAAGCAAAAGGAAGATCAAGCAATAAACCTTCCATCAAACCTGAAGGAACTGGTTATGAATGAAAGTTATATTCAGTCAGAGGAAAGCACTGTGTGGAAGTATTTTTTTGATCTTCCAG GATCAAAGAATTACATATTTCCAGGTGGTATTATTCAGTGGGCAAGATACCAAAAAAACACAACAGGCATGACGGACAACGAAAAATTATTCAGTGACTCTCTTCATCAG CAAGCAGGTACTCTCACCCTAGCAACTCTGCGAATATACAGCAATGGACTGCGGCAGCCTCATTTTCATTTCAACGCCCATGAGATGGGATACGTGAAAAGTGGTTGTGGAGAG GTGGGAGTCATTGGTTCCTCAGTCACTGACTTTCATATAGATGTTGGTGACGTTTTCTATTTCCCCATTGGAACACAGCACTATGTTAAAAGTACTTGTGTTGAAGATCTGTTATTAATCCTTGCCTTTAGTACAGGAGACCAG CTGAAAACACTGGAAATGGATGACTACTTCCATGCAACTGCAGATCAAATATTAGCTCAGCTATTTTTCAAGCAACAGAATGAATTCAAGAAAATTCCAGTGTTTGAGGTTGATCAGGGTATCACTCGGCCATAA
- the LOC138757123 gene encoding uncharacterized protein isoform X2, with protein MVFEYPGGAIQWGRYRKNPSDYENKLAMEFGSNINEMKSKMMIGTLLIESDGLRVPHWHFNANEHGYLLKGKAWIGVIDDGTNIVATYNVTAGQVIFFPKNTLHWVKNIGEEACVFLLFFSTHDELLTLDMDDAFFSTPDDIASRSLKPIGGVNFIRSFPKQKEDQAINLPSNLKELVMNESYIQSEESTVWKYFFDLPGSKNYIFPGGIIQWARYQKNTTGMTDNEKLFSDSLHQQAGTLTLATLRIYSNGLRQPHFHFNAHEMGYVKSGCGEVGVIGSSVTDFHIDVGDVFYFPIGTQHYVKSTCVEDLLLILAFSTGDQLKTLEMDDYFHATADQILAQLFFKQQNEFKKIPVFEVDQGITRP; from the exons ATG GTCTTTGAGTATCCTGGTGGTGCAATTCAGTGGGGACGTTATCGGAAAAATCCAAGTGATTATGAAAACAAGCTCGCCATGGAATTTGGTAGCAATATTAATGAAATGAAATCCAAAATGATGATAGGTACCTTACTAATTGAGAGCGATGGGCTCCGTGTTCCTCACTGGCACTTCAATGCCAATGAGCATGGATATCTGTTAAAG GGAAAGGCATGGATTGGAGTGATAGATGATGGAACAAATATTGTTGCCACATATAATGTTACAGCAGGTCAAGTCATCTTTTTCCCAAAAAACACTCTCCACTGGGTGAAGAATATAGGGGAAGAAGCATGTGTCTTCCTCCTTTTCTTCTCAACACATGATGAACTTTTAACCCTAGATatggatgatgcatttttctccaCTCCAGATGATATTGCTTCCAGGTCATTAAAG CCCATTGGAGGAGTTAACTTTATAAGAAGCTTTCCCAAGCAAAAGGAAGATCAAGCAATAAACCTTCCATCAAACCTGAAGGAACTGGTTATGAATGAAAGTTATATTCAGTCAGAGGAAAGCACTGTGTGGAAGTATTTTTTTGATCTTCCAG GATCAAAGAATTACATATTTCCAGGTGGTATTATTCAGTGGGCAAGATACCAAAAAAACACAACAGGCATGACGGACAACGAAAAATTATTCAGTGACTCTCTTCATCAG CAAGCAGGTACTCTCACCCTAGCAACTCTGCGAATATACAGCAATGGACTGCGGCAGCCTCATTTTCATTTCAACGCCCATGAGATGGGATACGTGAAAAGTGGTTGTGGAGAG GTGGGAGTCATTGGTTCCTCAGTCACTGACTTTCATATAGATGTTGGTGACGTTTTCTATTTCCCCATTGGAACACAGCACTATGTTAAAAGTACTTGTGTTGAAGATCTGTTATTAATCCTTGCCTTTAGTACAGGAGACCAG CTGAAAACACTGGAAATGGATGACTACTTCCATGCAACTGCAGATCAAATATTAGCTCAGCTATTTTTCAAGCAACAGAATGAATTCAAGAAAATTCCAGTGTTTGAGGTTGATCAGGGTATCACTCGGCCATAA